GTCGCCGAGCACACCGCCGTACGGCGCCCCGCCCGCCGGCCCGACGGCACCTGGCGGCTCACGCTGTGCGCCCGCGCCGGGGGAGGCGGCGAACGGGCCGTCCGGTGCCGCTGGGTGGTGGACGCCACCGGACGGGGCGCCGCCGTCGCGGTCCGCTCCGGCGCCCGGCGCCGCACGACGGACCGGCTGACCGCCCTCCACCTCACCCTCGACCCGGCCCCGCCGGGGTGCCCCGACGACCGGTCCCTGGTCGAGTCCGACCGGGACGGCTGGTGGTACACCGCCCCGCTGCCCTCCGGTCACCGTCTGGTCGCCTACTTCACCGACCCCGACCTGCCCGGGGCCGCCGGGCCCGGCGCCGAGCGGTTCCGGGACCGGCTGCTGGCCACCCGGCACGTCTCCCACCGGGCCCGCCCGCACGGCCTCACCACCCTGCGGCCACCCCGCCGCGCCGCCGCCCACAGCGCACATCTGGACCGGGTGCACGGCGACGGCTGGACGGCCGCCGGAGACGCGGCGGCCGCCTTCGACCCGCTCAGCTCCCAGGGCATCCTCACCGCCCTCTACACGGGACTGAGCGCGGGTCAAGCGGTCGACGCCCATCTGCACGGCGACCGCACGGCCCTGGCCGACTACGCCGCGAAGGTCGCCACGGCCCGTACCGCCTACGCGCACGAGCACCGCGCCGTGCACGCCCGGGAGGCCCGCTGGCCCGACCGCCCCTTCTGGTCCCGCCGGCGGCTGAGCCGACAGGCGTGAGAAGCGGGCGGGCGCACGGGGCGCCGACGCGGTCCCGGATGCCGGGCGGGTGCCGTGCGCGGTCCTACCGGGCGCCGGTCGCGGGGGGCCCGCCGCCGGCCAGGCGGACCTCGTCGAGCCGCACCTGAATCGACCGGAGGGTGGTGTCCGCCTCGTGGAACTGCTGCAGCGACGCCATGAAACGGCGGCTGTCGCCCTCGTCGAAGGCGAGGGCGCAGCCCCGGCTGCCGCTCCGCGTCCGGTCCGTGAACGTCCGCCACAGGGGCGCGGCCTGCGGGTCCGGGACGGGGAAGTAGCGGGTGGCGTCCTGAATGATCCGGCCGAACTTCGCGCACACCGGCTTGAAGACGGACGACTCGATGCGGCCGTGCGCGTCCGCGGCCTGCAGCAGCGCCCTGCTGAGCGCGGCGTCGGCGGCGGCGTAGCGAAGGATCAGGTCCCGCCCGCCGAACTTGAGCCAGGCGGACACCTGCATCGCCGCGATCGGCGCCGGCGCGGCCACCTGCGCCGGAAGGGCCACGTGATACCTGCCGGGGATCTGCGAGGTGCTCCTGTTTTCGTACCCCGCGGCCACGGTCGTGGCTCCCACCGCCGCCGCGCACAACACGCTCACGGCGACGCGACGGGCGAGGCGTCCGCGTCCGTCCCCGTGCGGCGGCGCGGGCACGGGGTGTGCCGCGCCGGCGCGCCGCAGCCGCCGGATCGCCGACACCGCGGCGACGGCCACGAGGGCGCCGATCGCGGTGGACACGAGAACCGGCCCCAGCACCATCCGGACCAGCGGCCAGGCGCCGGTGGGAAGCCAGTAGCAGCGCGACGCGAGAGTGCGCAGCGGCGGAACGCATCCGTCGGCGGACAGCAGCACGAAGTGCCCGGCCAGACCGGCCAGGGCGGTGGCCTCGGCGGTGATCAGCGCGACGAGCAGCGGGTAGCGGCGGGCCCACGCGCACGCGACGCCGGCGGCCACCGTCGCGACCGTCACCACGGCCACCATCGCCCACGCCTGGGAGAGGAAGGTGTACAGCCCTCCGCGCTGCCCGCGCGGTGGCTGCCAGGTGTGCAGGTACGCCTTGGTGACCGCGATCGCGAGCCAGCAGACCACGCCGCCCAGCGCCGCGGAGAGCAGCGCCCGTCGCAGCGGCGGCGGCGCCGTCGAGGGCGGTTCCGGCACGACGACGTCGCCGGCGGCACCGCCGGCCGGGCGGCGGCGCCGTGCGGTCACCGAACCGGTCGTCCAGGCCAGCAGCGGTACGAGCCACAGGGCCGCGACCGCGGCCAGCACGAGGGGCCGTTGGAGGCCGGTCAGCCCCGGAAGGACCACGGCGCTGACGTACAGCATCGTGCCGTGGTCGGCGGCCGGCCCGGGGAAGATGCGCTCCAGCGTCCGGAGCTCCGCCTCCGTGCTGATCCATCCGCTCGCCAGATCGACGCCGCCGCTCTGCCACCAGGAGAACCAGGCCGTGAGCAGCAGGCAGGCGGCGGCCATGACCAGCAGCACGGCCGGGAGCCTGGAGCGGCCCGGCCACACCGTGAACCAGAGGTGCGCGCACTGCGTCGTCCACCCGGCGAACACCACGCCCGCGCACACGACCAGCAGCAGCACCTGGGGCCGGGCGGGCAGCCACTCCGCGACGGCGAACTCGTTCATGTCCAGCACGCCGGCCGCCATCCCGGCGCCCAGCCACAGCCCCGCGCGTACGCCGGAAGGCACCCGCCGCCCGGTGAGGACGGCGTGGGCCACCGCCCGCCACAGCGCGATCCCGGCCACGCCGGTGGCCGCCACCGCCGCGAGCAGTGCCGTCGCGGGGTGCGTCCAGGAGCTGGTGGGGGCGCCGGCGGCCACGTAGTGCGTGGCCTGGGCGCTGATCATCGCGGCGGCCGCCCCGGTCAGGAACATCGGCAGTGCCTGCACACCGAACAGCGCCGCCGGATCGGTCAGGGCGTCCCGGCGGAGGTCCCAGCGCGGATGGGTGCGCCACAGCTCGACGAAGGAGGCGAGCAGCCGCCTGCCCCTGCTTCCCCCGGCCGGTGCCGCCGTGGTGACGGCCCAGCCGCGCGGGTCGGCGCCCCAGCGCACCGCGGCCAGGTCGGCGTAGACCTCGCGGCTGCGCAGGACATCCGACCGCGCGAGATAGACCAGCACGATCATGAAGACGGGGAGCACGAACGCCCTTGCCGCAAAGGGTTGTTCAGCCGTCCAGAGCGGGTCCTGGAGCGAGCTGGGGATGACGGCCGCACACCACACCAGGTAGGGGAGGAGCACCAGCAGGACGAACGCCCGCCACACGGCGACGGTGACATAGGTCAGGGTGACGTCGCCGTTGCGGATGTGGGCGAACTCGTGCAGCAGTACCGCCCGGAAGCCCTCCGGATCGCGGGATCTGCGGGCCAGCAGACCGGCGTGCAGGCAGACCGTGGGCCGGCGGGTGCGGCCGAACACCACCGCGCTCGCCGACGCCGCGGCCGGGTCGATGACCACGCGGGGCACCTGGGCCAGGCCGGCCGTCGCCGCCAGGTCCGCCACGGCGCGCCGGATCCCGCCGTCGGGATCGACCGTGGCCAGCGCGACGACCCGGCGGCGCCGCGCCTTCCACACCGGCAGGAGCCAGAACAGCACGCCCGCCGCCACCAGGACGAGGCCCGGCCACACGAGGTCCGCCCACCACGGAGGGGCCGTCGTATAGCGGTCCAGGCACGCCTGGAGGGCGTCGTGGTGGATGATCGCCCCGGCGTAGCCGACCGCGCCGTCGCCCTGGGTGGGGTCCACGCCGGCGGCGAACTGGCAACCGAATCCGGCGAAACCGTCCGGGTTGTCGTTGGCGCCGGCGACGGCGGACATCATCGAGCCGCTGCTGACCAGCAGCAGGATCACCAACAGGGCGAAGCGCATCGTCGTGCCCGCACTGATCGCCCGCTCGTCGATGCGCGCCCCGGGCTCGGCCGTGGCCATCGCCCCTACCCCCGCACCGGGAGGTGCGCTGCCTCAGCTCCCTCGGCAGTCCCGCCGGCCCCTGCTGTCCCAGTGCTCATGCTCAACCCCCGTACCCGAAAACAGAGTTGGTCCACAGGAACCGTACTGTGGTCCGACGAGGGGTGGGAGCACCTTCGGCAGGGTGGGCTGATACGGCCCGCGGTCGCGCACAGGGAGGTCCGCGCATGTTTTCGAACACGCGATCCTTATGCTGACGGCATGATCGAGGTACCTCTTTCCGCGCTGGAAGTCGCGATGGTCCAGACCGGCACCCGAGCCGTGGAGACCCTGCGCGACACCGCCGCCTTCGCTCAGGAACTGGAACGGCTGGGATACCACCGGATCTGGTACGCCGAGCACCACCACTCGCCCGCGATCGGCGCGTTCCCCCCGGTCGTGCTGACCGCACACGCCGCCGCCAACACCGCGGCCATCCGGCTCGGTTCGGGCGGCGTGCTGGCCCCCAACCACGCACCCCTCACCCTCGCCGAGCAGTTCGGGACGCTGGCCGCCCTGCACCCGGACCGCGTCGACCTGGGTATCGGCCGCGGCCCGGGCACCTTCGACGAGGCCACCGCGCGGGCACTGCGCCGCGGAGCCGGGCCGACGACGGATGAGGAGTACCGGGCGGACGTCGCCGCGACCCTGGCCTTCCTGGTCGACGAGGTCGCCCTGGGCCCGCTGCCGGAACCCTGGCTGCTGGCCTCCAGCACCGCGGGTGCCGCGCTCGCCGCGCGGCTCGGTCTGCCGGTCGCCCTCGCCCACCACATCCGGCCGGACAACACCCAAGCGGCACTGGAGCGTTACCGGGCGGCGTTCACCCCGTCCCGCTGGTGCGAACGGCCTCGGGTGCTGCTCTGTGTGGAGACGGTGTGCGCCGAGACGGAGGAAGAAGCCGCGTGGCACATCGGCCCGATGGACGTCGTCAAGGCCGGGCTGCTCAAGGGCATGAGCGAGATCCCCTTCCCCACGCCCGCGGAAGCGGCCGCCCACCCCTTCACCGCGGAGGAACGACAGGCGCTGGCCGGCTTCCGCGCACAGCAGGCCGTCGGAACGCCGGAGACCGTCGTCCGGCGGCTCGCCCGGCTGGTCGCGGAGACCGGAGCCGACGAGCTCATGCTGACCACACCCGTCCACGCCCTCCGTGACCGGGTTCGCTCCCACGAACTCCTCGCGAAGTACGCCGGGGCCACGACGGCACCGTAGGCGGCGGTCGCGGCGTGCCGCGGGCGTCGGTGGCGGTGGCCCGGCAGGAATACGACATCGTCGCAGCGCGCGGGGGTGCCGTCGCAGAGCTGCCAGCCGGGCGGGGGTGACGCCTGCTGAGCTGGTGGTGGAACGACTGCCTCTCCCCGGACGGAGCCCATGTCCCTCACCGCCCCTGCCGCCCCGGCCGAGCCCGCGGCGCCCCCGCTTCCCTCCCCGTTGACCGGCCGACTGGCCGTGGTCGCGGTCATGTTGGGGATCTTCGTGATCGTCACCACGGAGATCCTGCCCATCGGGCTGCTGACCGAGATCGGTGACAGCTTCACCCTCTCGGACGGTGCGGCCGGGCTGATGATGACGATGCCGGGCCTCCTCGCGGCCCTCGCGGCTCCGCTGGTCACCATGGCCACGGCGCGCATCGACCGCCGCCTGATGCTGTGCGTCTTCATGCTCCTGCTGGCGGTGGCGAACTTCCTCGCCGCGGCAGCACCCGGCTACTGGCTGGTGCTGCTCTCCAGGGCCTTGGTGGGCCTGACCATCGGCGGGTTCTGGTCGATCGGCGCGGGGCTGGCCGAGCGGCTGGTGCCGCCGGCCTCGGTCGGCCGGGCGACTGCCGTGATCTTCTCCGCCGTTCCCCTGGGGTCCGTCCTCGGGGTGCCGGCCGGCACCCTCCTCGGCGAGGTCGCCGGGTGGCGCACGGCATGCGTCGTCATGGGCGCGCTGACGGCCGGAGTGCTGGCCATGCTGCTCCTGGTCCTGCCGCCGCTGCCGCCCGTCCGGGCCACCCGGCCGAGCGTGCTCAGG
The sequence above is a segment of the Streptomyces lydicus genome. Coding sequences within it:
- a CDS encoding M48 family metalloprotease produces the protein MATAEPGARIDERAISAGTTMRFALLVILLLVSSGSMMSAVAGANDNPDGFAGFGCQFAAGVDPTQGDGAVGYAGAIIHHDALQACLDRYTTAPPWWADLVWPGLVLVAAGVLFWLLPVWKARRRRVVALATVDPDGGIRRAVADLAATAGLAQVPRVVIDPAAASASAVVFGRTRRPTVCLHAGLLARRSRDPEGFRAVLLHEFAHIRNGDVTLTYVTVAVWRAFVLLVLLPYLVWCAAVIPSSLQDPLWTAEQPFAARAFVLPVFMIVLVYLARSDVLRSREVYADLAAVRWGADPRGWAVTTAAPAGGSRGRRLLASFVELWRTHPRWDLRRDALTDPAALFGVQALPMFLTGAAAAMISAQATHYVAAGAPTSSWTHPATALLAAVAATGVAGIALWRAVAHAVLTGRRVPSGVRAGLWLGAGMAAGVLDMNEFAVAEWLPARPQVLLLVVCAGVVFAGWTTQCAHLWFTVWPGRSRLPAVLLVMAAACLLLTAWFSWWQSGGVDLASGWISTEAELRTLERIFPGPAADHGTMLYVSAVVLPGLTGLQRPLVLAAVAALWLVPLLAWTTGSVTARRRRPAGGAAGDVVVPEPPSTAPPPLRRALLSAALGGVVCWLAIAVTKAYLHTWQPPRGQRGGLYTFLSQAWAMVAVVTVATVAAGVACAWARRYPLLVALITAEATALAGLAGHFVLLSADGCVPPLRTLASRCYWLPTGAWPLVRMVLGPVLVSTAIGALVAVAAVSAIRRLRRAGAAHPVPAPPHGDGRGRLARRVAVSVLCAAAVGATTVAAGYENRSTSQIPGRYHVALPAQVAAPAPIAAMQVSAWLKFGGRDLILRYAAADAALSRALLQAADAHGRIESSVFKPVCAKFGRIIQDATRYFPVPDPQAAPLWRTFTDRTRSGSRGCALAFDEGDSRRFMASLQQFHEADTTLRSIQVRLDEVRLAGGGPPATGAR
- a CDS encoding MFS transporter, translating into MSLTAPAAPAEPAAPPLPSPLTGRLAVVAVMLGIFVIVTTEILPIGLLTEIGDSFTLSDGAAGLMMTMPGLLAALAAPLVTMATARIDRRLMLCVFMLLLAVANFLAAAAPGYWLVLLSRALVGLTIGGFWSIGAGLAERLVPPASVGRATAVIFSAVPLGSVLGVPAGTLLGEVAGWRTACVVMGALTAGVLAMLLLVLPPLPPVRATRPSVLRRMLRSIHTRFALLLTFLIVLAHFGTYTYVTPFLQQVTRAGDGQVTVFLLVYGAAGILGNFLGGARVAAYPRTVFGLAAGLIAVATLLMPVLGHSAAGAVFLLIVWGVAYGAVPVASQTWFAKAAPTTPEAASVLFTASFQATFCLGALVGGVTLDRTSPATVMLLGGCTAAFTVLVAGAHFARRLTWPAEERTTR
- a CDS encoding FAD-dependent oxidoreductase, which translates into the protein MTRTPAYDVVVAGGGPAGCAAALTLVRAGRTVLLADAGTGPPKAGEALVSAARLLLTDLGVAEPVLATGHLPCHGNLSAWGSPELYAVDSLHDPYGHGWHLDRPLFDRRLRAAARAAGADVAEHTAVRRPARRPDGTWRLTLCARAGGGGERAVRCRWVVDATGRGAAVAVRSGARRRTTDRLTALHLTLDPAPPGCPDDRSLVESDRDGWWYTAPLPSGHRLVAYFTDPDLPGAAGPGAERFRDRLLATRHVSHRARPHGLTTLRPPRRAAAHSAHLDRVHGDGWTAAGDAAAAFDPLSSQGILTALYTGLSAGQAVDAHLHGDRTALADYAAKVATARTAYAHEHRAVHAREARWPDRPFWSRRRLSRQA
- a CDS encoding MsnO8 family LLM class oxidoreductase produces the protein MIEVPLSALEVAMVQTGTRAVETLRDTAAFAQELERLGYHRIWYAEHHHSPAIGAFPPVVLTAHAAANTAAIRLGSGGVLAPNHAPLTLAEQFGTLAALHPDRVDLGIGRGPGTFDEATARALRRGAGPTTDEEYRADVAATLAFLVDEVALGPLPEPWLLASSTAGAALAARLGLPVALAHHIRPDNTQAALERYRAAFTPSRWCERPRVLLCVETVCAETEEEAAWHIGPMDVVKAGLLKGMSEIPFPTPAEAAAHPFTAEERQALAGFRAQQAVGTPETVVRRLARLVAETGADELMLTTPVHALRDRVRSHELLAKYAGATTAP